A part of Tachysurus vachellii isolate PV-2020 chromosome 4, HZAU_Pvac_v1, whole genome shotgun sequence genomic DNA contains:
- the unc50 gene encoding protein unc-50 homolog — protein sequence MLPTTVFSPQKQANSSLNTRDAARHTAGAKRYKYLRRLVHFKQMDFDFAMWQMLYLFTSPQRVYRNFHYRKQNKDQWARDDPAFLVLLSIWLCVSTVGFGLVLDMGFVETLKLLLWVVFIDCIGVGLLISTLMWIVSNKYLMKHPVRDYDVEWGYAFDVHLNAFYPLLVILHFLQLFFINHIVVINSDWFVGYFVGNTLWLIAIGYYVYITFLGYSALPFLKNTVVLLYPFALLGLLYVLSVTLGWNFTKGLCWFYKYRVQ from the exons atgttgCCCACCACAGTGTTCTCCCCTCAGAAACAGGCCAACAGCAGCCTGAACACCCGCGATGCCGCTCGACACACTGCCGGTGCTAAGCGCTACAAGTACCTGCGGCGCCTTGTTCACTTTAAACAGATGGACTTTGATTTTGCCATGTGGCAGATGCTCTACCTGTTCACCTCGCCGCAGAGAGTGTACCGAAACTTCCACTACCGCAAACAGAACAAAGACCAGTGGGCCCGTGATGACCCTGCCTTTCTCGTGCTGCTCAGCATCTGGCTGTGcg TGTCCACTGTAGGCTTCGGTCTGGTGTTAGACATGGGCTTTGTGGAGACGCTGAAGCTCTTACTGTGGGTCGTGTTCATCGACTGCATCGGCGTCGGCCTGCTCATCTCCACGCTCATGTG gattGTCAGTAATAAATACCTGATGAAGCATCCCGTTAGAGATTACGATGTGGAATGGGGCTACGCCTTCGACGTGCATCTGAACGCTTTCTACCCTCTGCTAGTCATCTTACACTTCCTCCAGCTGTTCTTCATCAACC acATTGTGGTGATCAACTCCGACTGGTTTGTTGGATATTTCGTGGGCAACACCTTGTGGCTGATCGCCATCGGATACTACGTATACATCACATTCCTCGGCTATAGCG ctcTCCCGTTTCTGAAGAACACGGTGGTTCTTCTCTACCCGTTCGCTCTGCTCGGACTCCTCTACGTTCTCTCCGTCACACTGGGCTGGAACTTCACTAAAGGCCTCTGCTGGTTCTATAAGTACAGAGTGCAGTAA